The following nucleotide sequence is from Flavimarina sp. Hel_I_48.
AAGGTGCTCATTAAAGGATAAAGGGCAAAAAGAACAGACATAATTACCCCTAGCACGACACCGCCTATAATGATCTGGGGAGCCAAAGCAACCTGAACATCCACGGGTAAAAAATCCCGTAAAAGAATAGGGAAAAGCTGCTGGAGTAAGAGTCCGGCGATGGTTCCCAGAATTCCACCTAAAAGCCCCATACCGGCAATTTGCACCAGATAGATCATAAAAGTCTGGCGGCGGGAAGCACCTATACATTTCAGGACCGCCACAGAACGCAGTTTTTCCTTGATATAAATATGTATGGCGCTGGCGATACCCACACAACCCAGTAAAAGCGCAACAAAAGCAACCAGGTTTAAAAACCTTCCAAAATTCTCATACCGTCTGCCCAGCCGCTCACTTGTGGAAACATGCGTGTCCAGATCAGCTTCATTTTTGTCCAGTATGGGATCGAGCGCCTGCTCGAGTTGCTCCATGTCCTGATTTGCAGGTGCAACAAAATAATACTCATAATTGATACGACTACCGGTTTGTACCAGTCCGCTTTCTTCAATAAAGGAATAGGGAATGACCACTGGCGGCGCTACAGAACTAAAAATAGCATTACTTCCCGGCAGTGATTTTAAAGAACCGGCGATGGGCAGCGTGATGTTGCCCACTTTTATACTGTCGCCGGGTTTGAGTCCCAGTTGTAGCATAACCGTAGCATCCACCAGAGCGCTGTTTGTTTGTTGAAAATCTGCCGCGGCAGAAACCGGTTCGGTATCCATGGTTCCATAAAAAGGGAATCCACCAGTTATACCGCGAATCTGCATGAGTTTTGTACCTTCGGAAGAAGAAAAAGCGGCCATGGAGGCAAAACTTATTTCTTTCGCCCGGGCGCCACCCAGCGAATCCATGAGCTTTACAACTTTTTCATTGACAGGGCTGTCACTGTCAATCTTATAATCTGCACCCATAAGGGATTTAGACTGAAGGGCGATATTTTTCTTCAGCGTATCACCAAAAGACTGAATGGAAACTACTGCAGCGATCCCCAGAATAATGGAAGCCATGAAAAGGATCAGTTTCTTTATGCTGGCACGGCCATCGCGCCAGGCCATTTTAAAGATCCACCCCAGGCCGGGTTGTGTTCGTCTTTGGTCTGTATTTTTCAAACTAGGGAATTTTCGGTAGAAACTATTTTTCCGCCTTTTAATTTAAGAATCCGTTGAGTTAGGGCTGCGAGTTCATTATCATGCGTGACGATGACCAGGGTGGTTCCCTGATCTTTATTGAGCGCAAAAAGAAGTTCGATAACTTTTTCGCCTGTTTCCGCATCCATGTTACCGGTAGGTTCATCAGCAAACAGGATCGAAGGTTTATTGGAAAACGCCCGTGCCAATGCCACACGCTGTTGTTCCCCGCCCGAAAGCTGGGAAGGATAATGGTTAAAACGGTCACCCAAACCCACTTTTTCAAGCAGTTCTTTACTAATTTGAGCTGCTTTTTTATCGCCCTGTAATTCTAACGGAACAGCAACATTTTCAAGCGCGGTCAGGGTGGGCAGCAATTGAAAATCCTGAAAGACAAAACCCACTTTTTCATTGCGCAAACGTGCCCTTCCGTCTTCATCCAGGTTGTTCATAGAAGTACCGCAAAGGCTAATATTCCCGCTATCTGGGTGGTCAAGGCCGGCGCAAAGACCAAGCAATGTAGTTTTACCGCTCCCGGACGGTCCCACTATTGAAAAAGTTTCCCGTTCCTCTATGCTAAAGGAAATATCGTGTAATACCGTAAGCTTTTTGGAACCATTGGTATAGCCTTTCTCCAAGTGCTCAACGTTTAATATCTTTGCCATCGTACTGTTCGTGTAATTTAGATCCTAAAAAGACAAAATACCGAATCGCTTTTAATTTAAACCCGTATCGCCGTGAAGAGCCTGTTAATGTTTTGTTGTTTTTTAGTGCTTACCTTTTTCGGTTCCTGTAAGGACAAAACGCCATCTGCCGCCAGCGCAAAACCAGAGCAATCCCAGGAAGAGTCAGCAGCTGCCACGGAAAACGATACAACTTCCGGATCTATTCTTTTTTTTGGCGATAGCCTTACCGCGGGCTACGGCCTTGATGACACGGAAGATGCGTTTCCCGCGCGTATTCAGCAGAAACTGGATTCTTTGGGGCTGAATTATAATGCCATCAACGCCGGGGTAAGTGGGGAAACCACTGCTGGAGGCAAAAACAGGATCAGCTGGGTGCTCAAACAAAATGTGGATATTTTTGTTTTGGAACTTGGTGCCAATGACGGTTTGCGCGGTATTCCGTTAACAGAGACCAGGCAAAACCTGCAGGCCATTATAGATACAGTGCATACGAAAAACCCAAATACGCAGATCGTACTTGCCGGGATGCAACTTCCGCCCAACTTAGGCCGGGAATACACTACAGAATTCAAAAATATTTTTCCCGAGTTGGCCGAAAAGAACAATGCGAAACTAATCCCTTTTTTACTCACAGACGTAGCCGGAGTTCCTGAACTGAACCAGGGCGATGGTATTCATCCCATCGTAAAAGGCCAAAAAATCGTGGCAGAAAACGTGTGGAATATCCTAGCACCATTGGTGAGAAAATAGCTTTTTTGACCTAAAATCGGCCTTTTTTGACCCAAAAACAATCTTATAAACAACCAAATTATGAACCGAAAAATTACTAAATACACCTTTTTATTGCTCTTTTTAGCCGTTTTTTTAAATTCTTGTCAGGAAAAAGATAAAAAACAGGAGATGGCAATGACCGATGAAGATCTTACTAAAAAAGCACAGCAAATTCAGGACAATGTCATTACACTCGACACGCATAATGATTTTAATGTCGCAAACTTTACAGATTCAATAAACTATACGCAGGATCTGGAAACACAGGTAAATTTACCAAAAATGAAATCCGGCGGCCTGGATGTATCCTGGCTTATCGTGTATACCGGTCAGGATTCACTAAACGAAGCTGGTTATGAAAAAGCATATGAAAATGCAATGTCAAAGTTTAAAGCCATTCACCATCTGGTAGAGGATATTGCGCCAGACCAGATTGCACTCGCAACCACTTCAGAAGAAGTAAGAAGGATTCATGCAGAAGGTAAAAAGGTAGCTATGATAGGCGTAGAAAACGCTTATCCTATAGGCGAGGATATAAGCAACGTACAAAAATTCTACGATCTGGGCGCCCGCTATATGTCGCTTGCGCACAATGGCCAC
It contains:
- a CDS encoding ABC transporter ATP-binding protein; the protein is MAKILNVEHLEKGYTNGSKKLTVLHDISFSIEERETFSIVGPSGSGKTTLLGLCAGLDHPDSGNISLCGTSMNNLDEDGRARLRNEKVGFVFQDFQLLPTLTALENVAVPLELQGDKKAAQISKELLEKVGLGDRFNHYPSQLSGGEQQRVALARAFSNKPSILFADEPTGNMDAETGEKVIELLFALNKDQGTTLVIVTHDNELAALTQRILKLKGGKIVSTENSLV
- a CDS encoding arylesterase, with product MKSLLMFCCFLVLTFFGSCKDKTPSAASAKPEQSQEESAAATENDTTSGSILFFGDSLTAGYGLDDTEDAFPARIQQKLDSLGLNYNAINAGVSGETTAGGKNRISWVLKQNVDIFVLELGANDGLRGIPLTETRQNLQAIIDTVHTKNPNTQIVLAGMQLPPNLGREYTTEFKNIFPELAEKNNAKLIPFLLTDVAGVPELNQGDGIHPIVKGQKIVAENVWNILAPLVRK